The Armatimonadota bacterium region ATTGGCGCCAGCTCCACCCGTTCCAAGCCCGCCGTCCCGCCACTGCAGCTGCATGTAGCCGGTACTCAACTACGGGACAGCAACAACAGAGTGGCGCACCTGCACGGGGTGAATTGCGCTTCCATGGAATGGACCAGCGATGGCCAGGGCCACATCCTCACTACCATCAATACGGCAATCACGGTTTGGCACGCCAATATCATCCGGCTGCCGCTCTCCGAAGACCGCTGGTTTGGCCGGGCGCCTGAACAGAAAAATGGTCCGGCAGCTTACAGGGCGCTTGTGGGCAGTGCCGTACAGGAGTGTGAAAGCCAGGGCTGCTACATCCTGCTGGACCTTCACTGGAACGACGCCGATGAGTGGGGCAAGAACATTGGCCAGCATAAGATGCCCGACCAACACAGCATTCTGTTCTGGAAGAGTCTCGCTCCAATCTACAAAAACAACCCGGCGGTGCTGTTTGATCTGTACAACGAACCGCACGATGTCAGCTGGGACGTATGGCAAAACGGCGGCCAGGTGACGGAGCAGCCGCGTGTGGGCTTCGGTGGAGGCGGTAGCCGCCCTGCTCTGACCTACAAGGCAGCCGGTATGCAGCAGTTGCTGGATACTGTACGGGCGGCCGGCGCCAAAAACGTGGTCGTGGCTGGTGGATTGAACTGGGCGTACGACATGGATGACCTGCAAAACGGCCATGCCCTGGTGGATCGCACTGGATACGGCATCATCTACAGCAACCACGACTACCCCATCAAGGGTGAAACCATGCAGCAGTGGCTGGCGCGCATGGTGGCGGCAACGGCGAAGGCGCCGGTGATCGTGAGTGAATTCGGCGCCGGCGGCCGGCCCGGATCGCTCAACAGCGGCGCTGCATGGCTAACACAGGTGATGCAGATTCTGCATCAGCACGATTGGAACTGGATAGCCTGGGATATGCATCCAAGTGCCGGCCCGACGCTGGTGTCGGATTGGAACTACACGCCCACGCCCGTGTTCGGTGTGATGGTCAAGGACGCACTTGCCGGTAACTATCCGGCAGGCGAGTACTCGCCGACGGCCGGCACGGGCGCCCGAAGCCCGTAGAGCGGTGTGCGTGGAGCCGGTTACGGCGCCTGAAGTGCAGCAGCCTCCACGGCTTCCGGAAACGTCGGAAACGCGTGCATCACGCTGCTGATGGCGGTCACCGGCAGCCCTGCCTTCATGCAGACGCAGATTTCCGCAATCAGGCTGGAGGCATGCGGACCCACGATATGGCCGCCTAGTATCCGG contains the following coding sequences:
- a CDS encoding cellulase family glycosylhydrolase, whose product is MNGTKLLALAGTLSCALASSAIGASSTRSKPAVPPLQLHVAGTQLRDSNNRVAHLHGVNCASMEWTSDGQGHILTTINTAITVWHANIIRLPLSEDRWFGRAPEQKNGPAAYRALVGSAVQECESQGCYILLDLHWNDADEWGKNIGQHKMPDQHSILFWKSLAPIYKNNPAVLFDLYNEPHDVSWDVWQNGGQVTEQPRVGFGGGGSRPALTYKAAGMQQLLDTVRAAGAKNVVVAGGLNWAYDMDDLQNGHALVDRTGYGIIYSNHDYPIKGETMQQWLARMVAATAKAPVIVSEFGAGGRPGSLNSGAAWLTQVMQILHQHDWNWIAWDMHPSAGPTLVSDWNYTPTPVFGVMVKDALAGNYPAGEYSPTAGTGARSP